In Gigantopelta aegis isolate Gae_Host chromosome 14, Gae_host_genome, whole genome shotgun sequence, the following proteins share a genomic window:
- the LOC121389358 gene encoding uncharacterized protein LOC121389358 produces MVHGKPRHPQSQGSVERANCDIKDMLVCWLGDNNTTEWTVGLKFVQFQKHSSLHSGIKCSPFAAQLGSGARTGLSSCSLPPEILHRLQSEDDLLAAIAMPVPGEDVDHVTTATDSSVSDPATLPNSPTTSDEVTVNAQVELVSSRQEAIQIQRKRANEAQTMQGERMVKRSKRIFAPVQVGDNVTISIPHVHRGRTDPRNIIGVVTECSDNDMYSIAVKGGTLNGIIHIS; encoded by the exons ATGGTCCATGGGAAACCTAGGCATCCACAGAGTCAAGGGTCCGTAGAAAGAGCAAACTGTGACATTAAGGACATGCTTGTTTGTTGGTTAGGAGATAACAATACAACTGAATGGACTGTTGGACTCAAATTTGTTCAGTTTCAGAAACATTCCAGTCTTCACAGTGGAATTAAGTGTTCTCCATTTGCGGCACAGTTGGGTTCTGGTGCTCGCACTGGTCTGTCATCATGTAGCCTCCCTCCTGAAATTCTCCATCGATTGCAGTCAGAAGATGATCTACTTGCAGCCATTGCAATGCCAGTTCCTGGTGAAGATGTTGATCACGTGACCACTGCAACTGACTCCTCTGTATCTGACCCAGCAACTCTTCCCAACTCTCCAACTACATCCGATGAAGTTACTGTGAATGCTCAAGTAGAACTTGTTTCCTCTCGCCAAGAAGCAATTCAGATACAGCGAAAGAGAGCTAATGAAGCCCAAACTATGCAAGGTGAACGCATGGTGAAAAGAAGTAAGCGTATCTTTGCACCCGTACAAGTCGGCGACAATGTGACTATATCTATCCCCCATGTTCACAGAGGTAGAACTGATCCACGGAATATCATTGGTGTTGTAACTGAATGCAGTGACAATGACATGTACAGTATTGCTGTGAAAGGTGGCACTCTCAATG gaattatacatatttcctga
- the LOC121388959 gene encoding acanthoscurrin-1-like isoform X3, with product MSGLLILCLCACVVMSSAIINPYSYGYGQSGYPTWPGQGGFIKGGGMIGGGGMIGGGGMIGGGGMIGGGRMRYRRSIGMPIYGYPTYGTYGGYKGSYYY from the exons ATGTCTGGGCTGCTCATCCTCTGTTTGTGCGCATGCGTGGTTATGTCGTCCGCGATCATCAACCCCTACAGCTACGGTTATGGGCAATCCG GATACCCAACTTGGCCTGGCCAAGGTGGATTCATCAAAGGAGGTGGAATGATCGGAGGAGGTGGTATGATCGGAGGTGGTGGAATGATCGGAGGAGGTGGAATGATCGGAGGAGGACGCATGC GTTACAGACGATCTATCGGAATGCCAATCTACGGGTATCCAACATATGGAACCTATGGTGGATACAAAGGATCATACTATTACTAA
- the LOC121388959 gene encoding acanthoscurrin-1-like isoform X1: MRRKRTSIRNFSGHNVCLKLYKYKRFLHIFTLGIQSHRRLCKLSRFQDDNKMSGLLILCLCACVVMSSAIINPYSYGYGQSGYPTWPGQGGFIKGGGMIGGGGMIGGGGMIGGGGMIGGGRMRYRRSIGMPIYGYPTYGTYGGYKGSYYY, translated from the exons ATGAGACGGAAGCGTACCAGCATACGCAATTTTAGCGGacataatgtttgtttaaaactgTATAAATACAAGCGTTTTCTACACATCTTTACGTTGGGTATCCAATCACACAGAAGACTTTGCAAGCTATCTAG GTTCCAAGACGACAACAAAATGTCTGGGCTGCTCATCCTCTGTTTGTGCGCATGCGTGGTTATGTCGTCCGCGATCATCAACCCCTACAGCTACGGTTATGGGCAATCCG GATACCCAACTTGGCCTGGCCAAGGTGGATTCATCAAAGGAGGTGGAATGATCGGAGGAGGTGGTATGATCGGAGGTGGTGGAATGATCGGAGGAGGTGGAATGATCGGAGGAGGACGCATGC GTTACAGACGATCTATCGGAATGCCAATCTACGGGTATCCAACATATGGAACCTATGGTGGATACAAAGGATCATACTATTACTAA